Proteins found in one Arachis stenosperma cultivar V10309 chromosome 8, arast.V10309.gnm1.PFL2, whole genome shotgun sequence genomic segment:
- the LOC130945015 gene encoding phytosulfokines 5-like isoform X1 yields MIIMMKPTLHYGLFLLFFFLFFQVFSSKLEARPLITQQGENRILDGSSGESFVFQEGGESSKQLLGVEECNSGDEECLMRRMTLEAHIDYIYTQHHKP; encoded by the exons ATGATAATCATGATGAAGCCAACTCTTCACTATGGactttttctccttttctttttccttttctttcaagTTTTCTCATCAAAGCTAGAGGCTCGTCCACTTATCACTCAGCAAG GGGAAAACAGAATATTGGATGGATCCTCTGGAGAAAGCTTTGTTTTTCAGGAAGGTGGTGAATCTTCCAAG CAGCTGCTGGGGGTGGAGGAATGCAATAGTGGAGATGAAGAATGCTTGATGAGAAGAATGACTTTAGAAGCTCACATAGATTACATCTATACCCAGCACCACAAGCCTTGA
- the LOC130945015 gene encoding phytosulfokines 5-like isoform X2, which yields MIIMMKPTLHYGLFLLFFFLFFQVFSSKLEARPLITQQGENRILDGSSGESFVFQEGGESSKLLGVEECNSGDEECLMRRMTLEAHIDYIYTQHHKP from the exons ATGATAATCATGATGAAGCCAACTCTTCACTATGGactttttctccttttctttttccttttctttcaagTTTTCTCATCAAAGCTAGAGGCTCGTCCACTTATCACTCAGCAAG GGGAAAACAGAATATTGGATGGATCCTCTGGAGAAAGCTTTGTTTTTCAGGAAGGTGGTGAATCTTCCAAG CTGCTGGGGGTGGAGGAATGCAATAGTGGAGATGAAGAATGCTTGATGAGAAGAATGACTTTAGAAGCTCACATAGATTACATCTATACCCAGCACCACAAGCCTTGA
- the LOC130945756 gene encoding uncharacterized protein LOC130945756, producing MGVVAILDPSYKLDGFEYKFARVCEDPNECTRKVERIKQACYELLHEYQKNTSNSSNMSVESTQELRVNIDKDDDVGYQLYTRQKKKEKGSFVKTEFDHILAWWKFLVFLAVRCGKKIGLGEVEVMENIANLQVYYNGEVIPNTHEEVTFVCECLLSFAIPCDMSFVELQNGFCNIIQSHILKRVSNLLYRSPVQVFGELIQFQLMPISDDASMQQMFCIYQQTQFHVPMIELYVEFEQQSALGAVGKEVNVDELGDIHWEEDNNNSEKEFEANYEVDDKNDDGDLAGNSKVQNEANAIVSQHLFGVPSFMRTLDLEAMHAPEFPKFANTGEGNVAAEDGEFSVRMEFGSRESVISANKSYTISRAVDYTVYESEPQTFYAKCKGYGDQRYNGKNTCTVGTISQDHAKLDSDTIADAIRPLVESDPSLKVKSVITEVQSRFNYTVSYHKALLAKQKDVVKVFGDWKVSY from the exons ATGGGTGTTGTTGCAATTCTAGATCCTAGCTATAAGCTTGATGGGTTTGAATATAAGTTTGCTAGGGTATGTGAAGATCCTAATGAATGCACAAGGAAAGTTGAGAGAATCAAACAGGCATGTTATGAGTTACTTCATGAATATCAAAAGAATACATCTAATTCAAGCAATATGTCAGTGGAATCTACACAAGAACTTAGGGTTAATATAGATAAAGATGATGATGTTGGTTATCAATTGTATACTAgacaaaagaagaaggaaaaaggtTCATTTGTGAAGACGGAATTTGATCACATATTAGCTTGGTGGAAG TTCTTAGTTTTTTTGGCAGTTAGGTGTGGCAAAAAAATCGGATTAGGTGAAGTTGAAGTTATGGAAAATATTGCAAATTTGCAAGTATATTATAACGGTGAAGTTATACCAAACACACATGAAGAAGTAACTTTTGTTTGTGAATGTCTGTTGTCATTTGCTATTCCATGTGACATGAGTTTTGTCGAGTTGCAAAATGGGTTTTGTAATATCATTCAAAGCCACATTTTGAAAAGGGTGAGCAACCTTTTATACAGAAGTCCTGTGCAAGTATTTGGTGAGCTAATACAGTTTCAATTAATGCCCATCAGTGACGATGCCAGTATGCAACAGATGTTCTGTATTTATCAACAAACCCAATTTCACGTGCCGATGATAGAGCTGTACGTTGAGTTTGAACAGCAGTCAGCGTTGGGTGCGGTCGGTAAGGAGGTCAATGTTGATGAGCTCGGGGATATACATTGGGAAGAAGATAATAATAACAGTGAAAAGGAGTTCGAAGCTAACTATGAAGTCGATGACAAAAACGATGACGGCGACTTGGCAGGCAATTCGAAGGTGCAAAATGAAGCGAATGCGATTGTAAGCCAGCACCTGTTTGGTGTTCCATCTTTTATGCGGACTCTAGATCTCGAAGCCATGCATGCCCCGGAATTTCCTAAGTTTGCGAATACGG GTGAAGGCAACGTTGCGGCGGAAGATGGCGAGTTTAGTGTTAGAATGGAATTTGGTTCGAGAGAGTCGGTGATATCTGCAAACAAAAGCTACACTATCTCGAGAGCTGTTGATTACACTGTGTATGAGTCTGAGCCGCAGACATTCTATGCGAAATGCAAGGGGTATG gagATCAGAGATACAATGGCAAGAACACGTGCACTGTGGGCACGATTTCACAAGATCATGCCAAGTTGGACTCAGACACAATTGCGGATGCCATTAGGCCGTTGGTCGAATCAGACCCCTCGTTAAAGGTGAAGTCTGTTATTACAGAAGTTCAATCCAGGTTCAACTACACTGTGAGTTACCACAAGGCTTTGTTGGCAAAGCAGAAAGATGTTGTCAAGGTTTTTGGTGATTGGAAAGTTTCTTACTAG